The Populus trichocarpa isolate Nisqually-1 chromosome 11, P.trichocarpa_v4.1, whole genome shotgun sequence genome has a segment encoding these proteins:
- the LOC7460856 gene encoding uncharacterized protein LOC7460856, with amino-acid sequence MVFPASSSGNPMLSLKVALISTGVLFLAVILKLPVLVTDFAVSELPIMYSSVISWLQPPYLYLVINCIIISILASSKLQLQKPNQEQQVPLPPADIIVLPVQVTEEEEEDISVRVGSAAYVNEAVVASDRYDDYEYLDVEDKTVIVEDCAVESGEVYEREVNKAAPYRSDSIEFLIEKDQNKEKPLVSARLGRRKSLIKASPEGGGKAAALRVSKPKRHDTLETTWKTITDGRPMPLARHLKKSDAWDSHVRRENAPPPKMMTMKKYETFNDSISSSSEKLSRSPHGSGKLRKEPSPSQDELNKRVEAFINKFNEEMRLQRQRSLDQYYQQMSGRGAY; translated from the exons ATGGTGTTTCCTGCATCGAGTTCTGGAAATCCAATGCTCTCTCTCAAAGTGGCTTTGATATCAACTGGGGTATTATTTTTAGCAGTGATACTAAAGCTTCCAGTACTGGTAACAGACTTTGCGGTCTCTGAACTACCTATCATGTATTCCTCCGTTATTTCTTGGCTTCAGCCACCTTATCTTTACTTGGTCATCAACTGCATAATCATCTCTATTCTTGCCTCTTCCAAGCTTCAGCTTCAAAAGCCAAACCAAGAACAGCAAGTGCCCTTGCCACCAGCGGATATTATTGTCCTTCCTGTGCAGGTgacggaggaggaggaggaggatatATCTGTTCGTGTAGGGAGTGCTGCTTATGTTAACGAAGCTGTTGTTGCAAGTGATCGATATGATGATTATGAATATTTGGATGTAGAGGATAAGACTGTGATTGTGGAGGATTGTGCGGTGGAGAGTGGTGAAGTATATGAAAGGGAAGTGAATAAGGCAGCTCCATACAGGAGTGATTCTATAGAGTTCTTGATTGAGAAAGatcaaaacaaagagaaacCATTGGTTTCTGCAAGATTAGGTCGCAGGAAATCCTTGATCAAAGCAAGTCCTGAAG GTGGTGGGAAGGCGGCGGCATTGCGAGTATCAAAACCAAAACGGCACGACACGCTGGAGACCACGTGGAAGACTATAACGGATGGTCGTCCAATGCCACTAGCCAGACACCTTAAGAAATCCGACGCGTGGGACTCGCACGTGCGCCGTGAGAATGCTCCTCCACCGAAAATGATGACGATGAAGAAATATGAGACTTTTAACGATAGCATCAGCAGCAGCTCAGAGAAGCTTAGTCGGAGTCCTCATGGATCAGGGAAACTCAGGAAAGAACCTTCTCCGAGTCAGGACGAGTTGAACAAGCGAGTAGAGGCGTTCATAAACAAGTTTAACGAGGAAATGAGGCTGCAAAGGCAGAGGTCTTTGGACCAGTACTATCAACAGATGAGTGGTCGGGGAGCTTATTAG
- the LOC7460857 gene encoding myosin-2, which translates to MMLSASPAAVTRSSLEEMLDSLRRRDEGLEKSKDLPPALPARPTSRARLPSARHSLPTDFKVGSNGQVESKVETRVSKVKGDTKRKGKELGYKSGNFGSKKMRKDQNCVDSNPYVEENNEKVNGLVAGSVPRGKEPEWDDNIGYFIKKRLRVWCRLPNGQWGLGKIQETFGDEATISLLSGTVVKVSTAELLPANPDILEGVDDLIQLSYLNEPSVLHNIKHRYAQDLIYSKAGPVLIAVNPFKEIPIYGNEILTSYKQKAKDSPHVYAIADAAYNEMMRDEKNQSIIISGESGAGKTETAKYAMQYLAALGCGNDGMEYRILQTNCILQAFGNAKTSRNNNSSRFGKLIEIHFTTSGKIRGAKIQTFLLEKSRVVQLANDERSYHIFYQLCAGAPSTLRDRLNLRMASEYKYLNQSECLVVDGVDDGMEFHKLVDALDIVQICKDDQEQAFAMLAAVLWLGNISFQVIDNGNHVEVLANEAVENAARLINCSAQDLVLALSTHKIQAGKDFIAKKLTMQKAIDRRDALAKFIYARLFEWLVVQINKSVEMGELSTGRSISILDVYGFESFKNNSFEQFCINYANERLQQHFNRHLFKLEQEEYEEDGINWTKVDFEDNQECLNLFEKKPLGLLSVLDEESNIPNATDLTFANKLKQYFNDNPCFKGERGRAFGVCHYAGEVVYDTNGFLEKNRDPMHSDFIHLLSSSGCQLPKSASLSCQSGGLESSMQSVGTKFKSQLFKLMHQLEKTTPHFIRCIKPNAKQFPDQYEDDLVSQQLRCCGVLEVVRISRYGYPTRMTHQEFAGRYGFLLMETNVSWDPLSMSVAILKKFNFLPEMYEVGYTKVYLRMGQIGRLEEQRKQFLLGIVEVQKYFRGGQARRHFHELKQGVVILQSFIRGENMRRKYNHMIKRRTANAPLAVDDQLVAALYLQSVIRGWLARKQFNSMHKMKQLTHENSNSKRKPGKKISEVKVIPQEQVDIQTSILAELQKRVVKAEVTVAQKEEENAALKDQLQQNEKRWLDYEAKMKAMEEMWQVQMASLQTSLAAARKSLAADNTAGQPGKLDSSTSPHYYDSEDYVSTESRTPGGNTPNIFANTFPDLRAVRENNGPVHAVSNLTKEFEQQKQNFDDNVKALVEVRAGQSASNMNPDEELRRLKLGFETWKKDYKVRLRETKARLHKLGHGEVDRNRRKWWRR; encoded by the exons ATGATGTTATCAGCGTCACCCGCGGCGGTGACAAGGAGTTCTCTGGAGGAGATGCTGGACTCACTGCGGCGACGAGATGAGGGTTTGGAGAAGTCCAAGGACCTGCCACCCGCTTTGCCAGCACGTCCTACTTCTAGGGCAAGGCTTCCCTCGGCTCGCCACTCACTGCCTACAGACTTTAAAGTCGGTTCTAATGGACAAGTGGAGAGCAAAGTGGAGACAAGAGTTAGTAAAGTGAAGGGGGATACAAAAAGAAAGGGGAAGGAGTTGGGGTACAAATCAGGGAATTTCGGAAGCAAGAAAATGAGGAAAGATCAAAATTGTGTGGATTCTAATCCATATGTAGAAGAGAATAATGAGAAAGTGAATGGGCTTGTTGCGGGTTCAGTACCAAGGGGAAAAGAACCAGAGTGGGATGATAATATCGGTTATTTTATCAAGAAG AGACTCCGTGTTTGGTGTCGTCTCCCAAATGGGCAGTGGGGGTTAGGAAAGATACAGGAAACTTTCGGGGACGAAGCAACCATTTCACTTTTATCAGGAACT GTTGTCAAAGTGTCTACAGCAGAGCTCTTACCTGCAAACCCTGATATCCTTGAGGGCGTGGATGATCTTATACAGCTTAGTTATTTAAATGAACCTTCTGTGCTTCATAATATTAAGCACAGATATGCTCAGGATCTGATTTAT AGTAAAGCAGGTCCAGTTTTGATTGCTGTCAATCCCTTTAAAGAAATTCCGATTTATGGAAATGAAATTCTCACTTCTTACAAGCAGAAGGCTAAGGATAGCCCTCATGTTTATGCTATAGCAGATGCTGCTTATAATGAGATGATGAGAG ATGAAAAGAACCAGTCCATAATCATAAG TGGTGAAAGTGGAGCTGGGAAAACTGAGACAGCCAAGTATGCTATGCAGTACTTGGCTGCTCTTGGTTGTGGCAATGACGGTATGGAGTATAGAATCCTTCAAACTAATTGTATACTTCAAGCATTTGGGAATGCAAAAACATCCAGGAATAACAACTCCAGTAGATTT GGAAAGTTGATTGAAATTCATTTTACCACATCAGGAAAGATTCGTGGTGCTAAAATCCAAACTT TTCTACTAGAAAAG TCAAGAGTAGTTCAGCTTGCCAATGATGAAAGATCATACCATATCTTCTATCAACTTTGTGCTGGTGCTCCTTCGACTCTTAGAG ATAGACTGAACCTTAGAATGGCTAGCGAGTACAAGTATCTTAACCAGAGTGAGTGCTTGGTAGTTGATGGTGTTGATGATGGCATGGAGTTTCATAAGCTCGTG GATGCCTTGGACATAGTTCAAATTTGCAAAGATGATCAAGAGCAGGCATTTGCAATGCTTGCTGCAGTATTATGGCTTGGAAACATATCGTTTCAAGTAATTGACAATGGAAATCATGTAGAGGTTCTCGCTAATGAAG CTGTAGAAAATGCTGCCAGGCTAATAAATTGCAGTGCCCAGGACCTGGTGTTAGCTCTATCAACCCATAAAATCCAAGCTGGAAAGGATTTTATTGCTAAAAAATTGACAATGCAAAAG GCTATTGATAGAAGAGATGCATTGGCAAAGTTTATCTATGCCAGGTTGTTTGAGTGGCTTGTGGTACAAATAAACAAGTCAGTTGAAATGGGTGAGCTGAGTACTGGGAGATCCATAAGTATCCTTGATGTCTATGGTTTTGAGTCATTTAAG AATAATAGCTTCGAGCAATTCTGCATAAATTATGCGAATGAGAGGCTGCAACAACATTTCAACCGGCATCTATTTAAACTTGAGCAGGAA GAGTATGAAGAGGATGGGATTAATTGGACTAAAGTTGATTTTGAAGATAACCAAGAGTGCTTGAATCTCTTTGAGAAG AAACCTTTAGGGTTGCTATCTGTATTGGATGAGGAATCAAATATCCCTAATGCCACTGATTTGACCTTCGCCAATAAGCTTAAGCAATACTTCAATGATAATCCTTGCTTTAAAGGTGAAAGAGGGAGGGCTTTTGGTGTTTGTCATTATGCTGGAGAG GTTGTATATGATACCAATGGCTTTCTGGAAAAGAACCGTGATCCAATGCACTCTGATTTCATCCATCTGCTATCATCAAGTGGTTGCCAATTACCAAAATCAGCTAGTCTATCCTGTCAATCTGGTGGATTGGAATCCTCAATGCAAAGTGTTGGTACGAAGTTCAAG AGTCAACTCTTCAAACTAATGCACCAGTTGGAGAAAACAACTCCTCACTTCATCCGCTGCATAAAACCAAATGCTAAGCAGTTTCCAGACCAGTATGAAGATGATCTTGTCTCCCAGCAACTACGATGTTGTGGTGTTTTGGAAGTTGTGAGGATTTCAAGATATGGATATCCTACTCGAATGACACATCAAGAATTTGCGGGAAG GTATGGTTTCCTGCTTATGGAGACAAATGTATCTTGGGATCCACTAAGCATGTCAGTTGCTattctcaaaaaatttaatttcctcCCTGAAATGTATGAAGTTGGTTACACCAAAGTGTACCTGCGAATGGGCCAG ATTGGGAGATTGGAAGAGCAGAGAAAACAATTTCTGCTAGGTATTGTTGAGGTTCAAAAGTATTTCCGTGGTGGCCAGGCCCGTCGACATTTCCATGAACTCAAACAAGGAGTGGTGATATTACAATCAT TCATCCGTGGTGAAAACATGAGAAGGAAATACAATCACATGATAAAGAGGCGCACAGCTAATGCTCCTCTAGCAGTTGATGATCAGCTAGTGGCAGCTTTATATTTACAATCTG TAATCCGTGGGTGGTTGGCTCGAAAGCAGTTCAACAGTATGCATAAAATGAAGCAGTTAACTCATGAGAATTcaaattccaaaagaaaaccGGGCAAGAAGATTTCAGAAGTGAAG GTCATACCACAAGAGCAGGTTGACATTCAGACTTCAATTTTAGCTGAGCTCCAAAAAAGGGTTGTTAAAGCAGAAGTAACAGTTGCACAAAAGGAGGAGGAAAATGCTGCACTGAAAGATCAATTGCAACAGAACGAGAAAAGATGGTTGGATTATGAGGCAAAGATGAAAGCAATGGAAGAGATGTGGCAAGTGCAAATGGCATCATTGCAA ACGAGTCTTGCTGCAGCCAGAAAGAGTCTTGCAGCTGACAACACTGCAGGCCAACCTGGAAAACTGGATTCTTCTACATCACCTCACTATTATGATTCTGAAGATTATGTTTCTACGGAATCTCGAACTCCTGGTGGGAACACTCCCAACATATTTGCGAATACCTTCCCTGATTTAAGAGCAGTGAGAGAGAATAATGGTCCTGTGCATGCAGTCAGCAATCTTACAAAGGAATTTGAGCAgcagaaacaaaattttgacgACAATGTCAAAGCATTAGTTGAGGTAAGGGCTGGACAATCAGCTTCTAACATGAATCCGGATGAAGAGCTTCGAAGATTGAAACTAGGGTTTGAGACATGGAAGAAAGACTATAAGGTTAGATTACGGGAGACAAAGGCAAGGCTTCACAAACTTGGGCATGGAGAAGTTGATAGAAATCGTCGGAAGTGGTGGAGGAGATAG